The Miscanthus floridulus cultivar M001 chromosome 7, ASM1932011v1, whole genome shotgun sequence genome includes a region encoding these proteins:
- the LOC136463111 gene encoding small ribosomal subunit protein eS24z: protein MADTKVLPAVTLRTRKFMTNRLLARKQFVLEVLHPGRANVSKAELKEKLAKMYEVKDPNCIFVFKFRTHFGGGKSTGFGLIYDNLDSAKKFEPKYRLIRNGLATKVEKSRKQMKERKNRAKKIRGVKKTKAGDAKKK, encoded by the exons ATGGCGGACACGAAGGTGTTGCCCGCGGTGACGCTCCGCACGCGCAAGTTCATGACCAACCGCCTCCTGGCCCGCAAGCAGTTCGTGCTCGAGGTTCTCCACCCCGGCCGCGCCAACGTGTCTAAG GCGGAGCTTAAGGAGAAGCTGGCTAAGATGTACGAGGTGAAGGACCCCAACTGCATCTTCGTCTTCAAGTTCCGCACCCACTTCGGAGGCGGCAAGTCCACCGGATTCGGCCTCATCTACGACAACCTCGACTCCGCCAAGAAGTTCGAGCCCAAGTACAGGCTTATCAGG AATGGTCTTGCTACCAAGGTGGAGAAGTCGCGCAAGCagatgaaggagaggaagaacAGGGCGAAGAAGATCCGTGGTGTGAAGAAG ACAAAGGCCGGGGACGCGAAGAAGAAATGA